One genomic region from Cydia strobilella chromosome 27, ilCydStro3.1, whole genome shotgun sequence encodes:
- the LOC134753484 gene encoding peroxisomal biogenesis factor 19 isoform X2 translates to MSDNKDATKKEVDPELDDLLDSALQDMTKKPPAAGETQEPVWSEEFVKEAAAQFESNMAALLGSFSGVPGEQQEISQEQIAQTFSKMAEAAAAVLKPAGAGGAGGAGGADGSEAPAADPAKIDEVSAAISQTLQNLSSNSEGLQTPFSDQDLANMFGNFNLGENQEGNMFLPFMQGMMQSLLSKEVLYPSLKELVDKYPAWLEENKGKVPQDDYDRYCRQQELMQQVCAELEPEQESDPEDVKRKRFEVVLELMQKMQDLGQPPTELVGDMAVPPQGFAAPDNSQCSVM, encoded by the exons atGTCCGACAACAAAGATGCGACTAAAAAGGAGGTCGATCCGGAATTGGACGATTTACTCGACA GTGCTCTCCAAGACATGACGAAGAAGCCGCCCGCAGCCGGAGAGACACAGGAGCCGGTGTGGAGCGAGGAGTTTGTTAAGGAAGCAGCGGCGCAGTTTGAGAGCAACATGGCCGCTTTGCTTGGCAGCTTCAGTGGTGTACCTGGTGAAC AGCAAGAAATCAGCCAGGAGCAGATAGCACAGACATTCTCGAAAATGGCTG AGGCGGCGGCCGCGGTGCTGAAGCCGGCGGGCGCGGGGGGTGCggggggcgcgggcggcgcggacGGCAGCGAAGCCCCCGCGGCGGACCCTGCTAAAATCGACGAG GTGTCAGCAGCCATATCCCAGACCTTACAAAACCTGAGCTCAAACTCTGAAGGTCTACAAACGCCTTTCAGCGACCAAGACCTCGCGAATATGTTTGGCAACTTCAATCTCGGAGAAAACCAG GAAGGCAACATGTTCCTCCCCTTCATGCAAGGGATGATGCAGTCCCTCCTCTCTAAGGAGGTCCTCTACCCCTCCTTGAAGGA GTTGGTGGACAAGTACCCCGCCTGGCTCGAAGAGAACAAGGGGAAAGTACCCCAGGATGACTACGACAG ATACTGCCGGCAGCAGGAGCTGATGCAGCAGGTCTGCGCTGAGCTGGAACCGGAGCAGGAATCTGACCCTGAAGATGTCAAGAGGAAACGGTTCGAAGTGGTCCTTGAACTCATGCAGAAG ATGCAAGACTTAGGCCAACCGCCCACAGAGCTGGTTGGTGACATGGCCGTGCCCCCGCAAGGGTTCGCCGCACCCGACAACTCACAGTGCAGCGTCATGTAg
- the LOC134753484 gene encoding peroxisomal biogenesis factor 19 isoform X1 gives MSDNKDATKKEVDPELDDLLDSALQDMTKKPPAAGETQEPVWSEEFVKEAAAQFESNMAALLGSFSGVPGEQQEISQEQIAQTFSKMAEAAAAVLKPAGAGGAGGAGGADGSEAPAADPAKIDEVSAAISQTLQNLSSNSEGLQTPFSDQDLANMFGNFNLGENQEGNMFLPFMQGMMQSLLSKEVLYPSLKELVDKYPAWLEENKGKVPQDDYDRYCRQQELMQQVCAELEPEQESDPEDVKRKRFEVVLELMQKMQDLGQPPTELVGDMAVPPQGFAAPDNSQCSVM, from the exons atGTCCGACAACAAAGATGCGACTAAAAAGGAGGTCGATCCGGAATTGGACGATTTACTCGACA GTGCTCTCCAAGACATGACGAAGAAGCCGCCCGCAGCCGGAGAGACACAGGAGCCGGTGTGGAGCGAGGAGTTTGTTAAGGAAGCAGCGGCGCAGTTTGAGAGCAACATGGCCGCTTTGCTTGGCAGCTTCAGTGGTGTACCTGGTGAAC AGCAAGAAATCAGCCAGGAGCAGATAGCACAGACATTCTCGAAAATGGCTG AGGCGGCGGCCGCGGTGCTGAAGCCGGCGGGCGCGGGGGGTGCggggggcgcgggcggcgcggacGGCAGCGAAGCCCCCGCGGCGGACCCTGCTAAAATCGACGAG GTGTCAGCAGCCATATCCCAGACCTTACAAAACCTGAGCTCAAACTCTGAAGGTCTACAAACGCCTTTCAGCGACCAAGACCTCGCGAATATGTTTGGCAACTTCAATCTCGGAGAAAACCAG GAAGGCAACATGTTCCTCCCCTTCATGCAAGGGATGATGCAGTCCCTCCTCTCTAAGGAGGTCCTCTACCCCTCCTTGAAGGAATTAGTGGACAAGTACCCCGCCTGGCTCGAAGAGAACAAGGGGAAAGTGCCCCAGGATGACTATGACAG ATACTGCCGGCAGCAGGAGCTGATGCAGCAGGTCTGCGCTGAGCTGGAACCGGAGCAGGAATCTGACCCTGAAGATGTCAAGAGGAAACGGTTCGAAGTGGTCCTTGAACTCATGCAGAAG ATGCAAGACTTAGGCCAACCGCCCACAGAGCTGGTTGGTGACATGGCCGTGCCCCCGCAAGGGTTCGCCGCACCCGACAACTCACAGTGCAGCGTCATGTAg